ACCCGGACCCGCGATTCGTGAGGAAGTTCCACGAGGACTTCGAGGGCACGCGCGAGCAGCTGCGCAGCTCGTCGTACGGCATCCTGCTCGAGCCGCCCACCAAGAGCGTCCTCGAGGTCAGTGACGAGGAGCGCGAGGCGACCTACCGCGAGCGGTGGGAGGAGGGGACGCTCACCGGCATCCTCCAGGCCTACAACGACACCGTGCGCAACCACGAGGCCAACCACCACGCCTCGGAGTTCGTCCGCAAGCGCATCGCCGAGATGGTCGACGACCCGCAGGTCGCCGACGACCTCACCCCTCGTGGCTACGCCTACGGCACCAAGCGGCCCTGCCTCGACACGAACTACTACGCGACCTACAACCGCGACAACGTCACCCTCGTCAACGTCCGGCGTGACCCGATCGAGCGCATCACCGCGACCGGCATCATCGCCGGCGGCACCGAGCACGAGCTCGACGCGCTGGTCTTCGCCACCGGGTACGACGCCATGACCGGCCCGCTCCTCGGCATCGACATCCGCGGCCGCGACGGGGCCCGGCTGGCCGACAAGTGGGAGAACGGCCCGGTGACCTACCTGGGCATCTCCACCGCCGGCTTCCCGAACATGTACATGATCTGCGGCCCCGGGAGTCCGTCGGCGCTGAGCAACGCCGTCGTCTCCATCGAGCAGCACGTCGAGTGGGTCGCCGACCTGCTCACCCATCTGGAGGAGCAGGGCATCGCGGTCGTCGAGGCCGAGCCCGACGCCGAGGTCGCGTGGACCGAGCACGTCCAGGTCGCCGGTCGCGCGACCCTCTACCCCGAGACCGACTCGTGGTACATGGGCGCCAACATCCCCGGCAAGCCGCGCGTGTTCCTGCCCTACATCGGCGGCGTCGGCTACTACCGCGAGCACTGCGCCAAGATCGCCGCGGACGGCTACCCCGGCTTCGCCCTCCGCGCGCCCAGCACGACCTGACCAACGGTGTCGTGCCGGCGCCTCAGGGCGGCGGCACGGCCCGTCGTCGGCGGCGGGCACGCGCCACTTCGACCTCGACGAGGCTGAGGGCGGCACCCGTGCCGGAGCGGTAGTAGTGCCGCCGCAGGGCGCCCTCGACCTCGACGGCGTCACCGTCGCGCCAGGAC
The nucleotide sequence above comes from Nocardioides massiliensis. Encoded proteins:
- a CDS encoding flavin-containing monooxygenase; the encoded protein is MSTPTSGPSTGPSTGTDRPDVVVVGAGFAGLYALHLLRQRGLDVRVFEAGDDVGGTWYWNRYPGARCDIESIFYSYSFDEDLKKEWQWSERYAAQPEILAYLQHVADRFDLRRDITLSTRVESAHFDEETERWTVTTDQGETVSAQHLVLGVGLLSSTNLPQILGRDDFAGPTYHTGAWPHEPVDFTGQRVGVIGTGSSGIQLIPLVAEQADHLTVFQRTANFSLPARNGDPDPRFVRKFHEDFEGTREQLRSSSYGILLEPPTKSVLEVSDEEREATYRERWEEGTLTGILQAYNDTVRNHEANHHASEFVRKRIAEMVDDPQVADDLTPRGYAYGTKRPCLDTNYYATYNRDNVTLVNVRRDPIERITATGIIAGGTEHELDALVFATGYDAMTGPLLGIDIRGRDGARLADKWENGPVTYLGISTAGFPNMYMICGPGSPSALSNAVVSIEQHVEWVADLLTHLEEQGIAVVEAEPDAEVAWTEHVQVAGRATLYPETDSWYMGANIPGKPRVFLPYIGGVGYYREHCAKIAADGYPGFALRAPSTT